ACTTTCATCCACCAGTGTTTTGGAAACTTCTGTCTTTAATTTAGTGTGTACATCTGGTTTAAAGCCAAACATAAAAGCAGAGGCTGTTAAAATTACCAATAACGATAGAATTTTGAAATTTGTTTTCATAATAATTGATTTTTAGATGGTTGATAAGTATTAAATTTACATATTATAATCAATATTTAACAGTGTCTGTTAACCTTAATTCTGCTCATTTCAGTATTCGTTTTCTTGATGACTTCATATTTCTGTTAACTGGACCCTTCCAAAAATAGTATCAAGAAATTATTGTCTTAATGACGATTATTCGTCAAATGATGTATATTCGTTAACCAACTATTAAACCAATACCAAAACTATTCTTGATCTTCCACATGTTTAAAATGAGCAAGGTTTTCACCTGTCTGGTGATTTTTTTAGCATTTAGTATAAGCACGTGCTTGTCTCAAACAACGCCACCAGCGATAAAATATCTGGGCATAGAAGATGGCCTGTCCAATAATGTCGTCAACTCTTTATACATTGATCATTTTGGTTTCGTCTGGATGGGGACTTATGATGGACTGAATCGTTATGACGGCTATAATTTTAAAGTGTTTAGAAATAACTGGGCAGGCGACAATTCTCTGATTAATAATCATATTACGGTTTTAAACGGAGACGATCTAAACAGGATCTGGGTTGGTACCCAAAAAGGCATCTCATATTACAGTTATGCCGACTCCAGATTTCACAAGTTGATTTACCTTGAAAATGGTAAGAAGCACACACTATTTGCTGCAGTTAATGCCATCGCGATCAATTCAAGTTCAGATGTCTTTGTAGCTACTGATGACGGCCTGTTCGTGCTCAATAAGGGACAAGTCAATGCGGAAAGGATCTCGTTGGTGAAAAACAAGATACCTGGCGTGAAAGCCATTTGTACCGATGATAATGGTAAACTATGGCTTTTTGTAAAAGACCACGGTCTTTGTTTATTTGATACTACAAGCAAAAAAATAAAGTGGATAAGGACTGACCTGAAGAATATAACTTATCTATTAAACGATCATGGAAAATTGTTATGGATTGGTACCGAAAAAGGACTTTTGCAATACGATAAAACTACAAATAGCCTCAGTCAGAGCGAAGGTTATCCGGAGCATGATAATATCATGAATCTAATGTTAGATAAACAGCAGAAGCTTTGGATATCTACTGATGGTGGTGGTGTTGTGGTTTATGATACAAAATCCAAATATGCAGATCGTTTGCCGGTAGGTAAAGAAAAGGGCTTTTTAAGTAGTAATTCTGCAGCCCAGGTTTATGAAGACAAGGAATCGAGAAAATGGATCGCCACATTAAGAGGCGGGATTAATATCATTGATCAGCAGAGTACGCAGTTTCAAAGCATTAAGAAAGATCCTTTGAAAAGTAATTCGCTGGTTAACAATTTTGTGCTTTCATTTGGAGAGGATGAGCATAAGAACGTTTGGATTGGAACGGATGGTGGAGGTTTGAGCGTGTGGAACCGTAAAAAGAATACCTTCATAAACTATGTAAAAACCAATAATCCAGGCTCACTTAAAAGCAATTTTGTAACCAGTATCCTGAATGATGCCGATAATAATATTTGGGTAGCCAGCTTTAGTGGTGGTATTGATCGTTTTGATAAACAGAATGGTGGATTTGTACATTACAGTTGTTATAATGAAATGAAAGGGGCTGAGGAAGTAAACCTTTGGAAACTTTATCAGGATCGCAATAAGAACATCTGGGCAGGTACCACAAGAGGCGGGGCCTTATATAAGTACAATAAACAGAAAGATAAATTTGAGCTTTTTGATGCTAGTCTGCAGGATATACACACCTTATTTCAGGATTCTAAGGGGCAGCTCTGGGGCGGCAATTATACCGACTTGATCCGGATAGATGTTTTGAATAAAAAACATCAGTTCATCAAGGTAAATTTTGCCGTGCGAGCCATTGTCGAAGATGCTAAGCAAAACCTGTGGATTGGAACAGAGGGGGGCGGCCTGATTCAATATAATCCTGTAACAGGCAAAACTAAGAGGTATCTTCAAAAAGATGGATTACCCAGTAACTCCGTGCTAAACATACTGAGAGATAGGAAAGATAACTTATGGTGCAGTACCTATAATGGTCTGTCAAAGTTTAACATTTGCGAAGACAAATTTAAAAACTACTATACGTCGGATGGCTTATCTAGTAATCAGTTTAATTACAATGCTTCGCTTAAACTCAGCGATGGGACATTCCTTTTTGGAGGAATTGATGGCTTTAATTTCTTTCACCCAGATAGTATAAAAGAAAATAAACGCATCCCAAAAATTGTATTGACAGACTTCAGGATAAACAATATTCCCCTTGATCAGGATTCCCATTATCGCAATGTATCTGTTGTAAACCTGAACAAAATAGCTATACCCCATAATGCGGCCGTGATATCAGTTAATTATGCAGCTATAGAATTTTCTTTTCAAGACCAGATCTCTTATGCTTATTATCTGGAGGGCTGGGACAGAGATTGGAACTATGTGAATAAGCTAAATACGATTTACTATTCGAGATTAAACGAAGGCAACTATAAACTCCACATTAAAAGTACAGATACCGAAGGTGCCTGGAGTAATAATGAAAAAATTATAGCCATTAGGATCTTGCCGCCCTGGTACCGTAGCTGGTGGGCTTATTGCATTTATGCCTTATTCTTTTCAGCTGTTTATTACATTTTCCAAGCCTATAGAAGCAAGCAAAGAAATTTAAAGCATGAAGTGGAAATTGCAAACCTGAAAATGGAACGCGAGAAGGATTTGAACGAAAGGAAGCTTAATTTTTTTACCAATATTTCACATGAGCTGAGAACACCTTTAACATTGATCGTAAATCCAATCAAGGACATTTTAAACATCAAGGAGCAAGGTCAGGAAAAAAATGATTTAAATGTAGTTTACCGCAATTCAAGGCGTTTATTGAGTTTGGTCGATCAACTGCTCTTGTTCAGAAAGACAGAGAGTGAAAACGATGTTTTGAATGTAGTCAAAATTAATTTATTCAAGTTTGCTCATGAAATTTTCCTTTGCTTCAGTTATCTGGCCAAACAAAACAATATAGCTTACCAGTTCGAATGTGAGGATGAAGAACTCAATATATATGGCGATCGTGATAAGCTGGAAATTACCTTTTTCAATTTGCTGTCGAATGCATTAAAATTTACCTCCAAGGGTGGCTTTGTTAAGTTTAAAATTTCGAAACTTGGCGAGCAGGTAAAAATTGAGGTGAGTGACAGCGGGCCAGGCATACCCGAAGGAGTTGGCGAAAAACTCTTTGATAAGTTCTACAAAGTGTCCGGTAATGAATCGCTTAAAATGGGCTTTGGAATAGGTCTTTACCTGGTTAAAAATTTTGTAGAACTCCATCATGGTAAGATCAGTTTTTTATCCAACGAACCTGCGGGTACCACCTTTTTGATCGAAATGCCGGTTGGTGTTGCTGATGGGCTAATGGAAAACAATGTTTCCGATAAAGAATTGATCTATGTGAACGAATTGATGCCTGATGAAGAGCAGGAAGATGAAAAAAATGATCATGTAGGCAATCTGGAATTACTGATATCTGATCTGCATACGATTCTGGTGATAGATGACAATACAGAAATTATAGATTACATCAGGCAGATTTTTCAGGATAGGTTTAAGATCTATAAAGCAACCGACGGCCTTGATGGTTTAAGGAAGTGCATCGCATTTCTGCCAGATATCGTAATCTCAGATATAAATATGGAGGGGCTTAACGGTATTGAACTTTGTCGACAGGTTAAGGAAGACCCGGCGCTAAACCATATTCCAGTTATTTTATTAACAGCTGATCCAAGTCCGGAGGTTAAACTGAAGGGCACAGAGGCAGGAGCTTACGATTTTGTAACCAAGCCATTTGATAAGGAACTGTTTACCGCTAAGATTAATGGAATCATTAAAAACCGCGCCAACCTTCAATCGTACTTCTATAATGAAATTACACTCAAGTCTGATACAGATAAGGTTTCGCAGGAAGACAAAGGTTTCCTGCAAAAATGTGTGACCATTATTGAAGATAATTTGACTGAAGATCAGTTTAGCGTTAAAACCTTAGCTTCAGACCTTGGTATGAGCCATTCTAACCTATATAAGAGAATAAAATCTACTTCCGGGCAGTCGGTTAATGGCTTTGTCCGTTTTATCCGCTTGCGTAAAGCCGCAGAACTGCTAATCAACACCAATCTGAATATTAACGAGGCAGCTTGCAGGGTCGGCATAAATGACATTAAATATTTCAGAGAACAGTTTCAAAAGCTTTTCAAGCTAACCCCTTCTGAGTTTGTAAAGAAACACCGTAAAACATTTCATAAATATTATAACATCAACTCGAGAGTTTTAGAAAACTGATTTGACAACATTTTAAGTGTTTTCTTAAATCACCCCCTGTAAAGTATGATTTACCCCCCTGTAAAAGCATGTATAAATTCTGTACTTCGGTTAACCAAATATTGAAATCATTATGAGTTTACACTCACAAAACACAATGAATAAAACGCTCCGGTTTTTCACAAAGCCATTTCTGTTTGTATTTGCAGTACTTTTCTCTGGTCAGCTATGCCTGGGACAGCAAACTAAAATCATTACCATTGCATCCAATGGATGGGCAAACAACTCCATTAATGCCGTTATCTTTAGAAAGAATTCATTAATTACTTCGGATGGGTACCAATATGCCGCTTATTACGATTCAGATCAAAACCTGATGCTTGCAAAGCGAAAAACAGGTAGTTCTACCTGGATTGTCGAAAAAACAGCTTATAAAGGTGATGCTGCCGATGCCCACAAATCAATCAGCATTACAGTTGATGGAGCCGGAATCCTTCATGTTACCTGGGGACAGCACGACAACTCTCTGAATTATGCTCGGGCTGTTAGCGCAGGTTCCTTAAAGCTAGGCGACAAACTTCACATGGTTTCAGATAAAGAAAGCAAGGTAAGTTACCCGGAGTTCTATAAGCTGGTGAATGGAGATTTACTTTTTTTCTACCGTGACGGTGGATCGGGAAATGGAAATTTGATGATTAACCGTTATGATGTGCGCAGCCAGACTTGGCACCGTGTACAGGATGGAATGATTAACGGCGAAGGGAAACGCAACGCCTATTGGCAGATGGCAGTTGATGGGGCCGGAACATTGCATTTATCCTGGGTTTGGCGGGAAAGTCCGGATGTTGCCAGTAATCACGATATCTGCTATGCTAAATCATCTGATGGCGGGATGACCTGGCAAAAATCAACAGGAGAACGTTATCAGCTGCCCATTACAGCTTCAAATGCAGAGTATGCAGTAAAGATTCCACAAAAAAGCGAGCTGATCAATCAAACCTCGATGTATGCAGATGCAAAAGGAAGAGTATTTATTGTCAGCTACTGGAACGATCAGCCCGGTGGTATTCCTCAGTACCACCTTGTTTTTAACGATGGGCAAAAGTGGAAAGTAAACGGTTTGTCTTTCAGAAAAACAGCATTTAGCCTAAGCGGTGGAGGTACAAAAAAAATACCCATATCCAGGCCTCAGATTATTGTATGGCCCAATGTAAGTGGATATGGAGCAGGCATCCTGTTTAGGGATGCAGAACGAGGCAACAAAGCATCTATCGCAGTTAATCAGGATATCGATACCGATAAATGGAAAGTCACCGATTTAACTTCAAAATCTCTTGGCGATTGGGAGCCGACCTATGATACTGAACTTTGGAAGGATAAAACCGTGTTAAATCTTTATGTACAAAACGTAACACAGGTGGATGGCGAGGGTAAGGCAAATGCTGAACCAAGTCCGGTGCAAGTCCTCGAATGGAAACCTGAAGCACAGCCAGGCTTACCCTCGAAAGCGGAAGTGCTAAAGATGATTGACAAAGCTAATGGCTACTGGCAAAGCCAGAACAAGCCAGAGGTCCGGTCTTTCTGGGACAATGCGGCTTATCATACAGGGAATATGGAGGTGGTCGCTTTAACTGGTAATGAAAGCTATCGTAAATATTCTGAAGATTGGGCCAACCACAATCAATGGATGGGGGCGAAATCCACTGATAAAAGCCAATGGAAATATAAATATGGAGAAACGGATGATGATGTCCTGTTCGGCGACTGGCAAATCTGCTTCCAAACTTATATTGATTTATATCACTTAAAGCCAGAAGAATATAAAATTGCCCGGGCTAAAGAGGTTATGGGATATCAAATGAGCACACCTTTAAACGATTACTGGTGGTGGGCCGATGGTTTATATATGGTGATGCCCGTTATGACCAAACTCTACAAAACAACAGGAGATCAGCAATACCTGGATAAATTATATGAATATTTTGCGTACGCCAACAGCATAATGTACGATAAGGATGCGAAGCTTTACTACCGTGATGCCAAATACGTGTACCCGAAGCACAAAAGTGCAAATGGGAAAAAGGACTTTTGGGCCAGGGGCGATGGATGGGTATTTGCTGGATTGGCCAAAGTACTGAAAGATTTACCCTTAAACGATCCGCATCGAAAGGAATATGTGATGAAATATACAGGCATGGCCAATGCCATTTTGAACAGTCAGCAAGAGGATGGGTATTGGACACGGAGTATCCTTGATCCTGAACATGCACCTGGACCTGAAACAAGCGGAACCGCTTTTTTTACATATGGCTTGCTATGGGGTATTAACAATGGTTACCTAAAAGAAAAAACGTTTTTGCCTGCCGCGCTTAAAGGCTGGAACTTTCTGGTAAATACGGCCCTACAGGAAAATGGGAAAGTCGGCTATGTACAGCCAATAGGTGAAAAGGCAATTCCCGGACAAATTGTAGATGCAAATTCGACTGCAAATTTTGGTGTAGGAGCTTTTCTGCTGGCCAATTGTGAATTATATCGTTACCTGGATAAATAACCTAAACCAAAATAATACTATGAAACATCTTTATCACAAAGCGGTGCTGATCTGCCTTGTCCTGTTGTCATTTGCAACAGTGTCAATAGGACAAAAAAAAGTAAAGGAATTATCGGATCGGCAGTTTTGGCTGCAGCAGTTAGATAAAATGGCTAAGCCCGTTTTGTATAATCTGGCTAAAGATAGTTTGCGTTTGAATATGCCGCAGGTGACTTCTGTACACATCGACAATAAAGAACATCGCATTAAAGTTCAGTATGTTGAAGTTTTAGGTAGGGTTTTAAGTGGGATAGCGCCATGGTTGCAGCTTGAGGGTGGCGATGCAAGCGAAGTTGCGCTTAGAAAACAATATCGGGAATGGGCTATACAAGGACTCAAAAACTCGCTTGATTCGAATGCCAAGGATTTTATGAATTATGACATTGGCGGTCAGCAACTTGTTGATGCCTCATATGTTGCACTGGCTTTTATCCGTGCACCATGGTTATGGGAACATCTCGATAAAAAGAACCAGGAACTGATGATGAAATCTATCGCAACCACCCGGAAGTTTAAACCGGTATTTTCAAACTGGCTACTCTTCTCGGCAATGAACGAGGTCTTTTTAGCCAGATTTGGGTATAGCTGGGATCCAATGCGTGTAGATTATGCACTACAGCAAATGGAGCAATGGTATGTTGGCGATGGCATGTATAAGGACGGCAATACTTATGCCTTCGATTATTACAACAGTTACGTTATTCACCCTTACCTGGCCACAATTGCCGGGATCATTGGCGAAAGAACGAAAGATTACAATAGCATGTTCGATAAAATCAGGAAACGGAATGAGCGTTATGCGATAATTCAGGAACGTTTAATCAATACCGATGGAACTTACCCGGCTACTGGTCGATCTATTATTTATCGTGGCGGAGCCTTTCACCATCTGGCTGATATGGCCTGGAGGAAAGCCTTGCCAGGGCAGTTAAGCCCCGAACAGGTACGATGTGCCCTAACTGCGGTGATTAAAAAAACTTTGGAAAGTCCTGCAACCTATAAAAATGGTTGGTTAACTATTGGTCTTTATGGTGCCCAGCCCAATCTTGGTGATTTCTACAACAACCAGGGGAGCCCATACCTATGTAGCAATATTTTCCTGCCATTAGGTTTACCAGCCAGCGATCCCTTCTGGTCAAATCCGGCAGCCAAATGGAGCGCACAAAAAATCTGGTCGGGAGAAGATTTTCCCAATGATCATAGTGTCGACCTGAAATAAGGCTATAAAAACGATTTTATCCCCTTTTATTTACGGTATTACCCCTCACGGGCATGGTCATCTTTGTGCTTAATTTGTTCAAACCAAATATAAAAAACTATGAACAAAGACCACAAAACCTAACGATCGTGTCCTTCGTGGCAACGCCAAAATCAAGCAATTTTTTTACAAGAATATTTCTAACCAAATCAACATTATGCAAAAAAACTTACGCTTACCAACGAGGCTCCTTTTGGTACTGTTTACAATCCTCGTGATGATGAATATGAACGTGAACCGGCTGCATGCGCAAACTGCAGGCACAGAAGTTATAGGTGTTATTCTGGATGCGAATGGCCAACCCATTCCAGGGGCTACTATAAAAAATCAATCGACGGCTAAAGTGGCCATTTCAGATGGAAATGGCCGGTATAGAATTGTGGTAACCAAAGGCGAAACTCTGGTTTATAGTTTTATAGGCTATACCACCAAATCAGTTGTAGTGGGCACCCAAGCCCAAATCAGCGTTACGCTTGACGAGGCCTCAGATAAAATGCTGAACGATGTGGTTGTAATTGGCTATGGTACGCAGAAAAGATCTGACGTGACCGGCTCTGTAGTTTCTGTGCCTAAGGCGCGGTTATCCCAGTTGCCGGTTACCAACGTACTACAAGCCATTGAAGGAGCTGTAGCTGGTGTAAATGTTACTACATCATCTTCCGTACCAGGTAGTCAGCCTTCGGTTTTAATTCGGGGGCGGAATTCCATTAATGCCGATAGTGGCCCTTATGTTGTGGTAGATGGAATACCTCTGACTAAAACAGGCGGCTCTTTAAATGACATCAATCCGAATGATATTGCTTCAGTCGAGATCCTTAAGGATGCAAGTGCTACTGCAATTTATGGTACCAATGGTACAAACGGGGTAATCCTGGTTACAACAAAAAGGGGCGTATTAGGTAAACCGGTAATTCGTTATAGTGGTTATGCTGGTTTTGATAACCTGGCGCACATTTTAAAACCACGTACTGGTGAAGAATATGTACAAAAGTATGCCGATTTCCTTAAGCAAACCGGACAGGTACAAACCAGGCCAGTGCCTAATATTGGTGAGCTACCCGCTTATAATGCGGGTACGACAACAGATTGGGTAAAAGAAGCAACCCAACAGGGGATAATGCAGGATCATAATGTGAGCATATCGGGTGGTACACCGGATGTCAAATACTTTATTTCAGGTGATTATCTGGATCAAAAAGGTGTGATTAAAGGCTACCAGTTTAATCGTGTGGCCTTACGCTCCAATCTGGATCTCAATGTGACCAGCTTTTTAACCATAGGAACATCTTTGTTTTTAACCAGCAACAATTATGATGGTGGAAGAGCAAATCTTTTATTGGCAACTGCGATGAGTCCGTATGGACAATTATATAATGCCGACGGTACTTATGCCATTTACCCGATGAACCCTGAGCAGCTCTATGTAAACCCGCTTCTGGGTTTAACGACCACTAAGATCAGCAGAACCACAAACATCAACGGGAATGGTTATGCGGAGATCAAATTTCCTGGAGTGTTGACCGGCTTAAAATACCGCTTAAATGGAGGATACACCTATTTCCCTGAACGAAGGGGAAGTTATACAGGTAGGAAGGCCAACGATATGATTGGCACTGCAAGTAGCTTTAATGCATCAACAAACAGCTATACCATTGAAAATATACTAACCTACACCAAAGATATAGAAAAACATCATTTCGATTTTACCGCTTTGTACAGTTCTCAGGAACGTAAATACAATTCGACTACAGCAGGTGCAAGTGGCTTTATCAATGATGAATTAGGGCTTGATAATATTGCTGCAGGTGCAACACAAACCAGTGGGGCTTACCGCGATAGATATGGTCTGAATTCTCAAATGGGCCGTTTGTTTTATTCATACGACAGCCGTTATTTATTGACTTTAACAGCCCGTAGAGATGGTTCTTCGGTTTTCGGATCCAAAGCCGACAAATATGGCATATTTCCTTCGGCAGCAATAGGCTGGAACATTACAAACGAAGATTTTATGAAAAATGTGACTTTACTTAATAACCTGAAACTTCGCTTGTCTTATGGTAAAACTGGAAATGAAGCCGTATCGGTATACCGTACCATTACAACCGATGTAACAGGTCGTTCACCTTTTAACGGAATCAGTACAATTGGTGTTTTGGCGGGTAACCTGGGTAACAACGCACTGCATTGGGAAAGTACTAAAACAGCGAACATCGGCCTGGATTTTTCAATCCTGAAAAGTAGGATTAGCGGTACCATAGAGGCTTATCAAAATAAAACCACCGGCTTACTTTTAAATAGAAGTTTGCCAATTATTACCGGTTATACCCAGGTGCTTGATAACATTGGCAAAACTTCAAATAAGGGGCTGGAAATTACTTTAAATACCCAGAATGTTGCAGGGAAAGATTTCAAGTGGGAAACCACGATCGTTTTTGCAACGAATCGCAATAAAATTACCGATTTATATGGTGATGGAAAGGATGATGTAGGTAACAGATGGTTTATAGGTCACCCGATTAGTGTAGTATACGATTACCGGATGACCGGGGTTTGGCAAACCGGTGAGGATGTGTCTAAACAAGACCCAACGGCAAAACCAGGAAGCTTGAAGTTTGCAGATTTAAATGGTGATGGTAAAATCACCGGTGATGACAAAGAAATATTAGGACAAACGACACCAAAATGGACAGGAGGCTTAACCAATACTTTTCATTACAAAAACATCAATCTAAGTGTGCTCATTCAAACTGCTCAGGGAATGGTCAAAAATAATGTTGATTTAACTTATGGTGATGAAACAGGAAGAAGAAATACACCTGCCGAAATTGGTTATTGGACACCTGAAAACCAGAGTCAAACCAGGCCAGCCCTGTCTTATAATAATACCCTAGGTTATGGTTATGCATCCAATGCCAGTTATACGAGAATTAAAGATGCCACCTTAAGCTATGTTTTTCCACAATCTGTTTTGGATAAGCTTCATTTGGGTGGATTAACTGTTTATGCCAGTGGCCGAAACCTGTATACGTTTACAAAATGGGTAGGATGGGACCCTGAAAGTCTGCAAACTTCCAGAGGGATAATTAATACAAACACAGGTGAAGATTGGACAAACAATTATCCACTGACCCGCACTTTTGTATTCGGCTTAAATGTTTCATTACGTTAAATCATTATGATTATGAAAATATATATAACCATTATATCGTTTTTAGCAGTATTAGTTTTTGCTTTTTCATCCTGCAAAAGGGGCTTTCTGGATGAAAAGCCATATTCGTCCTATACGCCATTAACTTTAACCGATTCGCTCGGGTTTGAAGCATCTTTGATTGGTTTATATAACCATGTAAGCACCATATTCTCCTGGGCCGATCAGCAGGGTTGGCCCAGTGTATGGCAGGTCGGTACAGACGTGGCTAATGCGACCAATAACCAGCAGGGGGTAGAAATACCATATTACAATTATGCCACCTTAACTTCCGTTGATGTTGGTGCTGCAAGGACCTGGAACAGGAATTACATCCTGATAAATCTTACCAATACCATTGTTGATGGTATTGAGAATCCTTCCGTTAACAGCCTAAGTGCAAAAGGTAAAAGCTTGGTGAGTGCAGAAGCTAAGTTTTTCAGGGCTTATGCATACAATAATCTTGCAACGTGTTTCGGCGAGGTTCCCTTAATTACGCATGCCCTAAGTGGCCCGAAAACAGATTTTGTTAGGGCGCCACTTGCCGATGTAAATAATTTCATCGTAAGCGATCTGATTTATGCAGCTGCAAATCTTCCGGACATTGAAGCCGTAAAAACCAATACAAAAGGGAAAATGTATGGCAGAGCAAATAAATTTATGGCTATGCAATTGCTGGCAGAGGTTTATCTGCGTATAAATAAACCAGATCTTGCCGAACAACAGGCACAGGCCATTATTAATAGTGGCAGGTTTAGTTTAATTAAAAACCGCTATGGCGTTAAAACAAGCCTGCCGGGTGACTATTATTCAGATATGTTCCAATATGGAAATCAAAGAAGGGCACAAGGCAATACCGAAGCCATTTGGGTATTGGAGCAGGAAAATCCAGCGAGTGTTGTAGGTGGGATAACTGATAATCCTCAGCAACGCAGGGTTTGGGGGGCTGCTTATTACAATATCGCCGGTATGGCACTTGCAGATTCTTTGGGTGGGCGATCAATTGGCCGTTTACGCTTAAGCAACTGGGTATTGTACGGCCTGTATAAAGGAAATGACATTCGGAATTCACAATATAACATCCGCAGAAGATATTATTATAATGACCCTGCACCTGCTTATGCAAGCCGTTACGGAAAACAAGTTCCGTTTACCGGACCTGATACCTTAGTCAATATTTGTCCGAGTACAACCAAATGGGGGGCTTTTGATCCTAATGATACTTTTGGCTATGCAATGATTAAGGATTTTATTCTGATGAGACTGGGCGAAACCTATTTGTTACTTGCCGAAGCCCAGGTGATGCAAAATAAAACAATTGATGCTGCGATTAGCATAAATGCGCTTAGAACCAGGGCAAACGCCGCTCAGGTATCTGCGTCGCAGATGACGAAAGATTTCATTCTCGACGAAAGGGTAAGAGAATTAATTGGAGAAGAAAATAGGAGGATGACCCTAATGAGAACAGGGACACTGGTGGAGCGCGCCTTACGTCTCAATTCAAATGATGCTTCTAAACCAATTACCGGTTTAACCACAAAAAATTTATTAATGCCAATCCCATTGAGAGAGATACAGCTTAATAAAGATGCTGTGATTACACAAAATCCGGGTTATTAATGTAACGCTGCTTGTTCAATCGGGTTATCTTCGGATAACTCGATTAATAGTTCAGCACATTTGCTATATTAAAATTTTATTTCATCCCTAATTTTAAACCAGATTACGCTATGTACAGCCGCTTACACCTCATCATTAGTTCTATTTTCTGTTTGTTTAGCGCTTCAGTTTTTTCGCAGCAATCCTATCGGGAATTTAATCCCGGAAAAATCTGGAAAGACAACAACGGCATTCACATTAACGCACATGGTGGTGGAATGCTGGAGCATAAGGGAATATACTACTGGTTTGGTGAGCATAAAATTGAGGGAGAAAAGGGAAATACGGCACAAGTAGGTGTACATTGTTATTCGTCAAGAGACCTGTACAATTGGAAAGATGAAGGAATTGCGCTTTCAGTTTCCAATAATCTTAAGAGTGACATTGCAAAAGGCTGCATTTTGGAAAGGCCGAAGGTGGTATACAACAAGCAAACGAAAAAGTTTGTGATGTGGTTTCACCTTGAGCTTTTGGGTAAGGGGTATGCTGCTGCACGTGCAGGCGCAGCTATAGCCGATAAGCCAACAGGCCCATTTACTTTTATCAAAAGCTACCGGCCAAACGCAGGCATAATGCCTTTTTATGCAGATGGAACTCCTGAAAGTGAAAAAATCAATTGCGAAAACCCCCAAAACAAAAGCGATGGATTCTTCTGCAGGGATTTGCCTGGAGGACAGATGGCTAGAGATATGACTGTTTTTGTTGATGAGGATGGGAAAGCCTACCATGTATTCTCTTCGGAAGAGAACTTTACACTGC
This is a stretch of genomic DNA from Candidatus Pedobacter colombiensis. It encodes these proteins:
- a CDS encoding DUF2264 domain-containing protein, whose protein sequence is MKHLYHKAVLICLVLLSFATVSIGQKKVKELSDRQFWLQQLDKMAKPVLYNLAKDSLRLNMPQVTSVHIDNKEHRIKVQYVEVLGRVLSGIAPWLQLEGGDASEVALRKQYREWAIQGLKNSLDSNAKDFMNYDIGGQQLVDASYVALAFIRAPWLWEHLDKKNQELMMKSIATTRKFKPVFSNWLLFSAMNEVFLARFGYSWDPMRVDYALQQMEQWYVGDGMYKDGNTYAFDYYNSYVIHPYLATIAGIIGERTKDYNSMFDKIRKRNERYAIIQERLINTDGTYPATGRSIIYRGGAFHHLADMAWRKALPGQLSPEQVRCALTAVIKKTLESPATYKNGWLTIGLYGAQPNLGDFYNNQGSPYLCSNIFLPLGLPASDPFWSNPAAKWSAQKIWSGEDFPNDHSVDLK
- a CDS encoding TonB-dependent receptor, whose product is MMNMNVNRLHAQTAGTEVIGVILDANGQPIPGATIKNQSTAKVAISDGNGRYRIVVTKGETLVYSFIGYTTKSVVVGTQAQISVTLDEASDKMLNDVVVIGYGTQKRSDVTGSVVSVPKARLSQLPVTNVLQAIEGAVAGVNVTTSSSVPGSQPSVLIRGRNSINADSGPYVVVDGIPLTKTGGSLNDINPNDIASVEILKDASATAIYGTNGTNGVILVTTKRGVLGKPVIRYSGYAGFDNLAHILKPRTGEEYVQKYADFLKQTGQVQTRPVPNIGELPAYNAGTTTDWVKEATQQGIMQDHNVSISGGTPDVKYFISGDYLDQKGVIKGYQFNRVALRSNLDLNVTSFLTIGTSLFLTSNNYDGGRANLLLATAMSPYGQLYNADGTYAIYPMNPEQLYVNPLLGLTTTKISRTTNINGNGYAEIKFPGVLTGLKYRLNGGYTYFPERRGSYTGRKANDMIGTASSFNASTNSYTIENILTYTKDIEKHHFDFTALYSSQERKYNSTTAGASGFINDELGLDNIAAGATQTSGAYRDRYGLNSQMGRLFYSYDSRYLLTLTARRDGSSVFGSKADKYGIFPSAAIGWNITNEDFMKNVTLLNNLKLRLSYGKTGNEAVSVYRTITTDVTGRSPFNGISTIGVLAGNLGNNALHWESTKTANIGLDFSILKSRISGTIEAYQNKTTGLLLNRSLPIITGYTQVLDNIGKTSNKGLEITLNTQNVAGKDFKWETTIVFATNRNKITDLYGDGKDDVGNRWFIGHPISVVYDYRMTGVWQTGEDVSKQDPTAKPGSLKFADLNGDGKITGDDKEILGQTTPKWTGGLTNTFHYKNINLSVLIQTAQGMVKNNVDLTYGDETGRRNTPAEIGYWTPENQSQTRPALSYNNTLGYGYASNASYTRIKDATLSYVFPQSVLDKLHLGGLTVYASGRNLYTFTKWVGWDPESLQTSRGIINTNTGEDWTNNYPLTRTFVFGLNVSLR
- a CDS encoding RagB/SusD family nutrient uptake outer membrane protein, which produces MKIYITIISFLAVLVFAFSSCKRGFLDEKPYSSYTPLTLTDSLGFEASLIGLYNHVSTIFSWADQQGWPSVWQVGTDVANATNNQQGVEIPYYNYATLTSVDVGAARTWNRNYILINLTNTIVDGIENPSVNSLSAKGKSLVSAEAKFFRAYAYNNLATCFGEVPLITHALSGPKTDFVRAPLADVNNFIVSDLIYAAANLPDIEAVKTNTKGKMYGRANKFMAMQLLAEVYLRINKPDLAEQQAQAIINSGRFSLIKNRYGVKTSLPGDYYSDMFQYGNQRRAQGNTEAIWVLEQENPASVVGGITDNPQQRRVWGAAYYNIAGMALADSLGGRSIGRLRLSNWVLYGLYKGNDIRNSQYNIRRRYYYNDPAPAYASRYGKQVPFTGPDTLVNICPSTTKWGAFDPNDTFGYAMIKDFILMRLGETYLLLAEAQVMQNKTIDAAISINALRTRANAAQVSASQMTKDFILDERVRELIGEENRRMTLMRTGTLVERALRLNSNDASKPITGLTTKNLLMPIPLREIQLNKDAVITQNPGY